The following coding sequences lie in one Cronobacter universalis NCTC 9529 genomic window:
- the deoC gene encoding deoxyribose-phosphate aldolase, with translation MTDLTQSSLRALQLMDLTTLNDDDTNEKVIALCHQAKTPVGNTAAVCIYPRFIPIARKTLNAQGTPDIRIATVTNFPHGNDDIDIALAETRAAIAYGADEVDVVFPYRALMAGNEQVGFDLVKACKDACAAANVLLKVIIETGELKEEALIRKASEISIKAGADFIKTSTGKVPVNATPESARIMLEVIRDMGVAETVGFKPAGGVRTAEDAAKYLAVADELLGADWADARHYRFGASSLLASLLQALGHGDGKSASSY, from the coding sequence ATGACCGATTTAACCCAAAGCAGCCTGCGCGCGCTGCAACTGATGGACCTCACCACCCTGAATGACGACGACACCAATGAAAAAGTGATCGCCTTATGTCATCAGGCCAAAACCCCGGTGGGCAACACCGCCGCGGTCTGCATCTACCCGCGCTTTATCCCGATCGCCCGTAAAACGCTGAACGCGCAGGGTACGCCGGATATCCGTATCGCCACTGTCACTAACTTCCCGCACGGCAACGACGATATCGACATCGCGCTGGCGGAAACCCGCGCGGCGATTGCCTATGGCGCAGACGAAGTGGACGTGGTTTTCCCGTACCGCGCGCTGATGGCGGGCAACGAGCAGGTCGGCTTTGACCTGGTGAAAGCCTGTAAAGACGCCTGCGCGGCGGCCAACGTATTGCTGAAAGTGATTATCGAAACCGGCGAGCTGAAAGAAGAAGCCCTGATCCGCAAGGCGTCTGAAATCTCTATCAAAGCGGGTGCCGATTTCATCAAAACCTCAACCGGGAAAGTGCCGGTGAACGCGACGCCGGAAAGCGCCCGCATCATGCTGGAAGTGATCCGCGATATGGGCGTGGCGGAAACCGTGGGCTTTAAACCGGCAGGCGGCGTGCGCACGGCGGAAGACGCGGCCAAATATCTGGCGGTGGCGGATGAACTACTGGGCGCTGACTGGGCCGATGCCCGTCACTACCGCTTTGGCGCCTCCAGCCTGCTGGCGAGCCTGCTCCAGGCGCTCGGCCACGGCGACGGCAAAAGCGCCAGCAGCTACTAA